The following is a genomic window from Solanum lycopersicum chromosome 6, SLM_r2.1.
AAGAGTGCTAGTATCAGTGCTTCAAAGTGCGTCGTAGTTAAAGGAAGAAATGCTGAGGTAACTTCTACCCCTTCTCTCTTTGTTGAATATCAATGACATTCAATCATTCAACCATGAAAAATTGTTTTCatgtaaaaggaaaaaagacCGCCATTCCAATATTGACAACTCAACAGAATGCCTGCTTATGTCCTTGCTTAAAACCAAAATGCCAAttgttccttcatttttttttgtcattttattgaTCTAAAAGGTTGGCATTATATTATAATGTTCTGATAGGAAGAGCCAATTAAAGAGCAAAGTGACGGTGTTGATGGTTTAGCTCAAAAACCTGCTGATTGTCATGGCTAATTTATTACCCAGCATACTCTGTAGATCTGATGAACCAGCCATTGACCCTTCCATCGGGGTAAGATGCTTACATCCCACCCACTTCATGCCCGGGGCTGCCCTTGTGTAGTTTTGACATTCTTGATTATGTACACTCTATTATGTATCTCCTTGTCCTGTAAATCATAAGCTTTTTTGTACTACAAATAGTTGAAGTTTACTGCGGCATTTCAGGCAGAATGCCAACTGTTAGGTTTTCAGTTGCTATTTGTACTGTGAATTTTTATTTCACATAGCAGGAAAAGAAAATGTTCTCCAGCTATTTGTGGATGAGATTACATTTTCATATTGATTTGTAAACTATAGTTACTTGTGACAAGTTGAAGTTTGTAATGACTTGAGAAATACAATGCCTAAGATCAAAATCCCTTGAgggattgtttttttttttttatgaactttTGTTCACTTCATTGCGAAAACTCATTTGTTTCGTTGCAGTAAACAACTATGCCTCAGTCCTAGTGGGTTTTCAGATGAAGTGGGGTAAATATATGTGATATAGAGGCTTGTGAGGAACTCCAATTATTGGGCTTATTGCTCTCCCAAAAGAGCAAGGACCATGTGATCTGTTTTTTCCTCTTATGTCATGTCATTTTCCATGTTATACGACAAAGGCATTTTTCTTACAAACTTATTAACGCTGTAAACGGAATGCAACTAGTATGAAATTTATGACATTATGGTTGAGAATGGAGTTGCTTTTGGTATAAAGGCGTTTTACTCTGACTTCCAAATGTGAATTTATATTAGAGATTTGAGGTTTTGAAAAATGTGTATTGGCTAGCAAATTAGTGACATAGACATTGGAGGATGTTGAGAAGATATTGATGAATAAGAGAAGTATATATATCTACCAATTAAAATAGCAGGTCATAATcgtattattatattactacACAAAACATCTTGTTTCTTTGTttcttcacttatttttttcattcctttTTTGTGGTTGTTAACTTGTTACATCATATATGTCAAATAGAATAAATCAATTCTTTTTcatgtttaaaatatttcatactaGTATTTGCAAGTATTAAATTAACCAACTGCTTTCACTTGCATGTCATTCACATGAATTTGCAAATGATGACCAAATAGTATAAGTAGTTGACACAGTTCCATAGTTGCTTTAAagcatattataatcatatacaCATACTAAGCCTTATAAGAgtaacaaacaaacaaacaaacaaactttCTCCAACCTGCCATACCCCACATTACTCAGCCATTAGCTTCTCATTCAGTCTATTCCTTCATTACCTGGACTGGTtcagaatttgaaatttataagtTCGAGACTCGGTCTTTCAAATAATGAGTTTCGAATATtagatacaaaataaaaaaatctaagagTACTGTTGTCACTACTCCCTCATCACCACCACAAaccaaaggaaaaaaatataagctACCATTTATAATCAATGGCTTCTCACTAAAGTTCCTCAAACttccattcttttttttaaacacATTATCATTTTCCAACTTCCTTCATTTCTCTAATTATAAGCCATGTCCTTTAActgtttttccttcttcttgttTACAGTTGTTTACATCACCAATCTAACTGTAATACCTGCCTTTCCGGTTATACCCGAACCCGACCCGACTGAAACCAATCCTCACTCATTCTCCCCAGCCCCTTCATTGCCAGCAACAATCCCTGCTTTCCCAGAACAATCAAACTTCGACAGCTGTTCTCTAGACATACCAGAAGACCTTTACAAAGGGATAACATCATCCTGCAGGTCCAATGATCATTCGGGTCAAATAAATCCGACCAGTTGCTGCCCGGTTCTCGCAGCATGGCTCTATGCAGCCTACTCGAGAACCGCGCTTCACAGAGCCATTGCAAAGTTCCCACAATACTCAATGTCTGCTGAAATGCCTGTGCTCCCTGATGATTCAGAGACTTGTGTGGTTTCTTTTGGAAAGGCTTTGGAAAACAGGGGAATTGAGTTGGTGAAGCCAAATGAGACTTGTGATGTGGTTTATTGTTACTGTGGTATTAGGCTGCATCCACTTAGCTGTCCGGAGAAATTCACGCTGAATTCGAGTGGAGAAATTGTTGGAGGTGAGAGTGTGAAGAGATTAGAGAGAGACTGTTTTAGCAGTAATGGATATGCTGGTATTGCTGGTTGCTCTAAATGCTTGAACACTCTTtatttggtaagtcttgtgTTTAGTAACAGACTAAATTAGATGTTataacttgttaaaataatCTGATATATTTCATGTATATACAATAGAAGTTGAATCCTCTTGTCTTTTTCGTATGATTGCTTCTTTATGTTTTGAATCCTCTCGATGAAAATCCTGGATATGCCACTCTTGTAACTTGAGATATAATGTCAATCAACTATAATTCAATCCAAAGCTAGTTGAGTCAGGTTATGCTAATTATTTAGGAGATTCATCTTTAATGACTATTATATGTTAACATCAAGCTTCCATAACACAATCCTCTTTCATAATTTGGATTTAAGAACTGAGGCATGTAGTGTTTACTCTACTACAATATGTTCTAAAACTAATGACCAACAAGTGCTTATGTTCATCTGCCACACGTTTCACTATCGggcatttttttatttgatacacGTTTATATGCTAACTCTGTGATAAGTTGTGTAATGTGTCACGGTTCCAGTGTAAGTGTGTACACTAGAGTCTAGACATAGAAGATAGGTGATCAGTACATATCACTAGCAGTTTGTCTTAGGTAGTCAAACAGTCATGAATAAAAGAGTTACTATCTGATATAAATGGCATTGATAAATGTTACGTAAAGTGATTTCTTCACATGTCGACCTCTGATTGATCAGTCGTTTTAAGGTTAGTATCCTACTCACGACCGTTTGGAAATGCTCTTCTAATTTTTATGCCTTCTTT
Proteins encoded in this region:
- the LOC101245263 gene encoding uncharacterized GPI-anchored protein At4g28100-like, which gives rise to MSFNCFSFFLFTVVYITNLTVIPAFPVIPEPDPTETNPHSFSPAPSLPATIPAFPEQSNFDSCSLDIPEDLYKGITSSCRSNDHSGQINPTSCCPVLAAWLYAAYSRTALHRAIAKFPQYSMSAEMPVLPDDSETCVVSFGKALENRGIELVKPNETCDVVYCYCGIRLHPLSCPEKFTLNSSGEIVGGESVKRLERDCFSSNGYAGIAGCSKCLNTLYLLSDSRLEDTSITNDRSSKLRSMGCQMMGLTWLLNKNTSGYIHTVSAVLRALMMSEDGSNPQSCTLNSDGLPLAVDSSEINDQSSATSLQASVYCYLLLFVLAYINFTA